The genomic DNA CTCCCGCCTTGTAGCCGGCCTTGCCGATTGCTTCCACGATCACTTCGAGAGCTTCTTCATTGGACTTAAGGTTCGGAGCGAAGCCCCCTTCGTCGCCGACGGCAGTATTGTAGCCTTTCCCCTTGAGAACGGCCTTCAGCGCGTGGAATATCTCGGCACCCACCCGCAGGGCCTCCGAGAAACTCTTTGCACCGGCCGGCATTATCATGAATTCCTGGATGTCAACGTTGTTGTCGGCGTGGGCTCCTCCGTTGAGGATGTTCATCATGGGGAGAGGGAGCTCTTTTGCGTTGCAGCCGCCGATGTACTGGTAGAGAGGAAGGCCGACTTCTTCGGCAGCGGCCTTCGCCACTGCAAGCGAGACACCCAGAATCGCATTCGCGCCGAGTTTGCTCTTGTATTCGGTGCCGTCCAGATCGAGCATCTTCTGGTCTATCCCGACCTGGTCGCTCGCTTCGAAGCCGCAGATTTCATCGGCGATGATGTCATTTACGTTGTCGACCGCCCTGCGGACGCCTTTGCCCAGATATCTGGACTTGTCCCCGTCCCGAAGTTCCATCGCCTCACGCTCCCCGGTGGAAGCGCCGGAAGGAACCGCAGCCCGCCCCATGACTCCCGATTCAAGAAATACCTCAACCTCAAGGGTCGGATTGCCTCGGGAATCGAGAATCTCCCGGGCGTAGACATCGGTAATCTGACTCATTGATATTGCCCCCTTGCATGAAAAAAAAGTAATAAATCCAAACAGACAATTTTTATATCACACTTTGGGCAAAAGTGAAGGAATTTGTACTTCATGTTACTATTTGACATTCCCGGGATGACACGGCTATAGTAGCTCTTTCGGTCGCACTTCGAACAGCAACCACGGAACATTCACATACCTTATGCCAGACGGCGGCAGCAACGTTAACAAAACAGGCGGATCACTTCTCCTCCTTGGCGGGCGTTTTCGCGAGGTGCTGATGGAACGGCTCTCGGACCCCCGGCATGCACACAGGAACAGGATCATCCTCCTTCTCCTCACTGCACTTATCCTTACTTTCCTCATAATCCCCCGTCAGCAGCTAATGACTACCAGCTTCAAGGCCGGGGATATAGCTACCTCCG from Geobacter sp. DSM 9736 includes the following:
- the eno gene encoding phosphopyruvate hydratase, whose translation is MSQITDVYAREILDSRGNPTLEVEVFLESGVMGRAAVPSGASTGEREAMELRDGDKSRYLGKGVRRAVDNVNDIIADEICGFEASDQVGIDQKMLDLDGTEYKSKLGANAILGVSLAVAKAAAEEVGLPLYQYIGGCNAKELPLPMMNILNGGAHADNNVDIQEFMIMPAGAKSFSEALRVGAEIFHALKAVLKGKGYNTAVGDEGGFAPNLKSNEEALEVIVEAIGKAGYKAGEDVLLALDVASSELWKDGKYLLENEAQPEKTPAQMVDFYENLVNKYPIVSIEDGMAENDWEGWKLLTERLGKRVQLVGDDLFVTNPKILKEGIRKGIGNSILIKLNQIGTLTETLDAIEMAKRAGYTTVISHRSGETEDTTLADLAVAVNSGQIKTGSLCRTDRVAKYNQLLRIEDELDTSAIFRGHDVFYNIRK